The Coffea arabica cultivar ET-39 chromosome 2c, Coffea Arabica ET-39 HiFi, whole genome shotgun sequence genome includes the window CATTGTCTTATTTTGAAAGGTTTTCATGACAAAGTCCACCATACTAGCCCCTACCAGATGCCATGCCAAAATTTCTGGTAAAATACTGTACATATCCCATCAGGTCCCGGGTTTTGCTGATTTTAGGTCCCttacaaaattaaattagtCAAAATTAGTCTCAATCTAGATTTCTAACCATTTTTTAGTTTAAATCTACCACGTAATCCACACAAATGATCAAATCTCacttttttaaggaaaaaataaatgtaGGTTGGGTAATTTGTTTCgctgcaaattttttttaagagcAACAATGAATGTTCATTGAGTGATTTGtttaattacaaataaaatCTTTTTTGCACCTACAAAAATGACTCGTGTGTGTCACATGGTGTATTTAGTTTAAAAAGTATTCAAAAacttaaattaaatttaaatttaatcaaCTTGATTTTACAAAGGGCATAAAAATTAATAGTGAAAAGATAAACAAATACATTGGACGAAATATGAGATATGTTTCGCATGCAAAACATAAGGCTTTGTTTGAATtgtatttttctaaattttttgtaagaaaattaatgtaacgatttgatatatgtatgATAAAAcgataattgaaaaatgtgttgacGAGAAACGTCgctatttttcttgaaaaattggTTTCCAAACAAAGCCTAAATTTCAAGGTTTGCTGGGACCCCCACCCCGCATAAGTGATTTTGCCGGTACTTTTTGCTAAACCTGAGAATACAACGCTGAAGCATCCTGTACAAGAATTACCACAAACGGAGCATAAAGATGGCGACGGGGTTAAGACTTGTAACGGAGAGAGTCGGCGACGGCGCCGGACAACCAGTCCTCGACACCGACAACGGGGAGGAACAAGTGCACGTCCAGTCTGGCGTCTCGATCGTCATCGGAAACCGCCCGCCTGAATCCCCTGGAACTCTCTACATCTCCACCAAGTAACTAATCATTCCGTCCTTTCCCTAATTCTCTTCTTCACATATATCTTCAGCTTATGGAAATGCGAATGAACTGTTTAAAAATTGTATAGGCAAGTGGTGTGGTTAAGTGATACTGACAGAGGCAGGGGTTATGCGGTGGGTTTCTTAGCGGTGTCGCTTCACGCCGTTTCTCGAGACCCAGAAGCTTATCCATCTCCTTGTATTTACACTCAGGTAGAGACATCCTTTTGTTGAAGCTATTTCTAACGACTCCattatctttttttatttttgttgataCTGTTAGGGTTTAAGGTTTGAGCTTGTTAGGGCTTATAACTATTTATTCCTGATTCAATTAAAGAACCAGACTAGGAGTTCGTGAATGGTGCTGTAAAACTTCTTTGTTGATACGGCTGCTTGTTAGATTATTAATTCACGTTCATGTAAAAACCCTGTAAAATAGAAGTTTGTTTTTGGAAGCGAGATTTGGCGATGTGCTTAGTGAGATTGAGTCTGGGGCAGTACTGATGGTATTTTTGGAGGTTCCGGTTACTTGGCTAACCACTGCTGAGCATTCAATCGAGTGCTGATCCATTTGATGTTTGAGTTAATCGTGAAATTTAGTATGGGAGTAATTATCTAAACTCTAGAGGTTTGTCCATCATAGGCATCTAAGTCATATGTCAAAGATGCTTTGGGATAAAGGATTCTGGTACTACTGAGTTTTCTGGAATATTTGCTTTACTTGTGAATGTCTATTAATTTTCTGCACTCATAATAATTCCCCTATTCGGATGATTATAGGATATGAAGTATACATTTTTACCTTGATTCCAGATTGAGAATGGTGTTGAGGAGGATGAATCAGAGGATTCTGATGCTGAGAGCAATGAGACATTAGATTTGTCAAAGGTTACTGAGATGAGACTAGTGCCATCAGATCCTGATCAATGTAGGCCATCTGTTCCTAGTTTTATGGTTTTATTTATGACTTCCGAGTTCTTTGTCCTTTTCCTGTGTATCTTATGCTTTTGATTTTCGTCATATTCTGAACAGTGGATACTCTGTTCGAGATTTTCTGTGAATGTGCTGAGCTTAATCCTGAACCAGTTGATGGTAATTATAATTATGATTGGTATATAATTTTTGTTTCTGTTGATGCCGTTTTGACTATTGCTTTTCAAATAACTATTGCATTTTTGTACTAATGATGCTTTTTATAGAGGATGAAGGAGAGCATAATTGGGTATTCAGTGCAGATCAACTAGAAACTGGGGGTACAGGTTTGGCTCTAGTCTTTTGTGTTTTCTTGATAGCCGATTGTCCTGACTGTTGCTCtggatttctttttctctaCTCATTCATCGCTGCACTACTGCTGTAGATGTTGAGGAGTCTGAATATCCCTTGCATTCAAT containing:
- the LOC113725131 gene encoding chloride conductance regulatory protein ICln; this translates as MATGLRLVTERVGDGAGQPVLDTDNGEEQVHVQSGVSIVIGNRPPESPGTLYISTKQVVWLSDTDRGRGYAVGFLAVSLHAVSRDPEAYPSPCIYTQIENGVEEDESEDSDAESNETLDLSKVTEMRLVPSDPDQLDTLFEIFCECAELNPEPVDEDEGEHNWVFSADQLETGGTDVEESEYPLHSIGCSNGDPDLAHTVLQLQINDQRFEDAEEMESDNNKGHN